The following nucleotide sequence is from Halobacillus mangrovi.
GAAATGTCATTCGCTTCTTAATGCCGCTTGTCATTAGTGATGAGGAATTGGATGAAGGATTGTCTATTCTTGAAAATTCCTTCCGTACCATCTTAGAAAAAGCAGTTGACTAAATAGTGGATATGGAAGGTTCTTTAAATATTGGAGAGAGGTGATTGAACAATGAACGATTTTATTACCCGTTACAGTTATGGCGGAGATGAATTCATCTTTGTTGAAATGAGTGAAGACATGAATCTCGAAGTAAACTTTCAAGCCATGGCTATCACTGAAAAGTTGAAAAAGAAAAACATTCCAGGCGTGCTGGACATCTGTCCTTCCAATGCCTCTTATATGGTCCGTTACAATCCAGATGAATTAGCAGCGGATGACTTGATTAACGAGTTGAAACAACTGGAGAGCTCTGTCGAAAATCTTGATGATGTTGTGATTAACTCACGCTTAGTCGATGTACCCGTTCTATTTGAAGATCCTTGGACACATGAAGCCGTTATGCAGTTTCGGGATCGTCACCAGGATCCTGAATCTACGGACATTGAATATGCGGCCAGAATAAATGGCTATGATTCCAAAGAAGAATTCATTGAGGCGATTACGGGTTCACCGTTTCTTGTATCAATGATTGGATTTGTGCCGGGACTGCCATTCTGTTTCCAAATTGTTCCTCGCGAAAAGCAAATTGAAGTACCAAAATATGTTCGTCCACGAACTTTTACACCGGAAAGATGCTTCGGGTTTGGAGGAGGATTTTCCGTTGTTTACCCTGTGCAAGGTGCGGGTGGCTACCAGATGTTTGGTATTTCAGCAACACCTGTATTTGACAAAGAACAAAAGCTTCCAGATTTTCAGGAATCAATGGTGTTCCCGCGTCAAGGAGATATTTTCCGGTACCGTTCTGTGTCACGAGAAGAATATGACGCCATTCGCGAACAGGTGGAAGCTGGGACATTTGAATATAGGAAAAAGGAGTTCCAATTCAAGCCTGATGATGTGTTGAAAGACCCAGATGCATTTTCTCAAGAGGTTTTGAGGAGGTTATATAATGATTAAGGTATTAAAACCAGGGTTGCAAACGACAGTACAGGATGATGGAAGGATCGGTTACTACGAGACAGGAATGCCTCCATCTGGTGCACTAGACCAATATTCTTATGGAATTGCAAACATGCTTGTAGGAAATGATAAGGGTGCAGCTTGTTTGGAGATTACGATGATGGGACCTGAACTTGCTTTTGAAAAGAATAGCACGATCGCCATTACTGGAGCCACTATTCCGCCAAAAGTAAATGGAGAAGACGTCCCAATGTGGGAAACTCTTGAAGTCAAGGCAGGAGACGTATTGTCCTTTGATTTCGTAAAAAAAGGAGCAAGAGCTTACTTGGCAGTCGCTGGAGGAATTGATGTCCCTGTGATCATGGACTCTAGATCCACTTATACCCTATGTGGAATCGGAGGCTATGAGGGAAGGGCATTGGCAGCAGATGATTCCTTGTCCATTGGGAGCATGAAAGAAAAAGACGTTAAGATAGGTACTTCTGTTCCAGAGCAATATATCCCTCAATTTACAAACAAACATGATATCCGCATTATTATCGGTTTGTGTAGCTATCGACTAACCGAAGAAAGCAAACAGAAATTTCTTGATTTAGAATGGACCGTAACGCCAGAAGCTAACCGTGTGGGTTACCGATTGAAAGGAGAGCGCTTGGACTTTGTTCCACGTGAGCAGCCGTTCGGTGCAGGCAGCAATCCATCCAATGTCGTTGATCTCGGGTACCCTATCGGTTCCATCCAAATACCGGATGGCGTTGAACCCATAGCCCTATTGAATGATGCCGTTACAGGTGGGGGCTATGCGACTGTGGCCACGATCATCAGTACAGATTTGAACCGCATTGCCCAGGCAAAGACAAACGAAAAGATCAAATTCGTTTCTGTCACTCTTGAAGAGGCACTGGAAGCACGTAAAGAGACCAAGCAGAATTTAGAAGAAATCAGAAACTTAATCCATACCAATTAAAAAGGAGCAATTAACTATGAGTGAGATCGTATCCCCGTTACCAGGAGTATTTTATCGTAGACCAGCACCAGAAAAACCACTGTATGTCGAGGAAGGGAAAGCTGTTAAAGCTGGAGATGCTGTAGGACTTGTGGAAGTTATGAAAAGCTTCCAAGAAATTAAAGCTGAAGCTGACGGAGTCATCAAAAGTATCAAAGTAGAAGATGGCGATGTAGTAGAAGCTGGACAAGTCATTGCAGAACTAGAATAACTTTGAAATTGGGGAGTGGAGATATGCCTTATTTTAATAAAATTCTAATTGCTAATCGTGGAGAGATTGCACGTCGTATCATTCGTACATGTAACAGACTGGGGATTGAGACTGTTGCAGTGTACTCCGATGCTGACGAAGATACACCGTTTGTGAGAGAAGCGAGCGAAGCCTATTCGATCGGTCCCTCACAGGCTTCCAAAAGTTATTTGGACATAAATAAGATATTGGACGTGGCAAAGAAATCGGGAGCAGAAGCCATCCATCCTGGCTACGGATTCTTATCTGAAAATGCGAAATTCGCAAAAAGCTGTGAAGAAGCTGGAATTACCTTTATTGGGCCGGATGCCGACAAGATCGAATTAATGGGAGATAAAATTGAAGCCCGACGTCATATGAAAAAGGCAGGGGTTCCGGTCGTTCCAGGCTGGGATGGGCAATTAGATTCTGTTGAACATGCCAAAGAGATTGCAAATGATCTCGGCTATCCA
It contains:
- a CDS encoding 5-oxoprolinase subunit C family protein, translating into MIKVLKPGLQTTVQDDGRIGYYETGMPPSGALDQYSYGIANMLVGNDKGAACLEITMMGPELAFEKNSTIAITGATIPPKVNGEDVPMWETLEVKAGDVLSFDFVKKGARAYLAVAGGIDVPVIMDSRSTYTLCGIGGYEGRALAADDSLSIGSMKEKDVKIGTSVPEQYIPQFTNKHDIRIIIGLCSYRLTEESKQKFLDLEWTVTPEANRVGYRLKGERLDFVPREQPFGAGSNPSNVVDLGYPIGSIQIPDGVEPIALLNDAVTGGGYATVATIISTDLNRIAQAKTNEKIKFVSVTLEEALEARKETKQNLEEIRNLIHTN
- a CDS encoding 5-oxoprolinase subunit B family protein, translating into MNDFITRYSYGGDEFIFVEMSEDMNLEVNFQAMAITEKLKKKNIPGVLDICPSNASYMVRYNPDELAADDLINELKQLESSVENLDDVVINSRLVDVPVLFEDPWTHEAVMQFRDRHQDPESTDIEYAARINGYDSKEEFIEAITGSPFLVSMIGFVPGLPFCFQIVPREKQIEVPKYVRPRTFTPERCFGFGGGFSVVYPVQGAGGYQMFGISATPVFDKEQKLPDFQESMVFPRQGDIFRYRSVSREEYDAIREQVEAGTFEYRKKEFQFKPDDVLKDPDAFSQEVLRRLYND
- a CDS encoding acetyl-CoA carboxylase codes for the protein MSEIVSPLPGVFYRRPAPEKPLYVEEGKAVKAGDAVGLVEVMKSFQEIKAEADGVIKSIKVEDGDVVEAGQVIAELE